gaaatcaaaataaaaaactctATGATATTACTCATCAAAAAGTAGGTGGTCCTAGGACTAGGAGAACTAACGTTGGACAAGCAGAAGAGATGCGAATGACTTCTCTACACTCACATAAGCATCGAATGAGTAGACGTAAAGGTGGCCACAAGGTTTCCTCACTCCTCACACTCACATGGTAACAGCAAACTGAAATGGACTGACCACCTCCCACGTCCCCGTGATCTCATTGGACGAAAAAGGGTAATAAATCCAAACAAAATATGATCAATGTGAGAGTAAATGAATAAAAACTCCCTCTTCATGACGTGGGCAATGGAATAGTGCCCTTCATGTGATTCAACTACATCATTTCCATGTCATGATATACAAATTGACTTTGCCCACATACGCCCTTAGAAAAGgatgggataattatccaaaaaaattttaaacttattgtacgacgaccaattaagttctaaactttacaattgtgccaatttagtcctaagatttttaacaatttgtcaatgtagtcttttcgTCCAACTATCCAAATAATAGGATTATGATTAAATGGGCAAGACTTCAAATgacttatgactaaattgataaatagtcaaaatgtttatgattgaattggccaatcatgaaaatgtttaggactaaattgacacaattgaaatgtttaaaactaaattagtcGCTGTCTAATAGGTTTAgcattggacaattttttcaggcATGCGCAACCTAGATGCGGTAGACTATTAGTATTCGCTCATGATGCTTGTGAACTTACTCTGGATGGACCACATCTCCATCCTGAAAAGTCAAGAAATTCGGAATTTGCTGCTTTGGTCCAACCACAGAACGAGATGAGGGGGTGAATTAACCAGCAAAATGCACTATTGGCTATTTATTCAGTGGCTATAATTCGCTTGGCGGTCAAGAAATTTCCCCGTGCGTCAAAACCctaagtttagggttttggatCGTGGAACACGTGGAAACATCAGACAAGATGATGTTGACGCCGCTTCATAGTCAAATCTTGGGAGACATAGATAATGCTGGTTCATGTTCGAAAATGACAGCCACCCCTGCTCTTCGCCATCATGTCCCTAAGGCATTTTTGAAGCGCTCTTCATTGGATGATGAgctcctttatttatttatttatttttctctctctctaggaatTCTAGAATTTGCCTTTTAAAGCTTAGGAAGGAAGACATGAGATAAAcgtaagaaaataaaagtgatAGCCGTGAAAACAACAGTCCATTTTGAGCtataaataaaaagacaaaaggagtACAACCACCAGCCATCAAACTCCGAAGTGGACCAAGCAAGTCTTGCCCTAGTCAATTGCTACTCTCTAATTCCCTTTCTTCATACGAAGATGAGTAGGAATGCTCTGCTCGTGCCTAAAGAAGTTATCGGGGTCAACCTTGGTCTTGACCTGAACCAACCTGTGGAAATTGCTCTTGTAATACCTCAGCCCCCAAGAGCTCGCCTCCCTCAAGCTGTTGAAACCTTTCTTGTTCATGCCCAAATCAAGGTCCCTGTAATTCACGTAGGCCTCTCTAGGATTCTTGGACACGTAAGGAGCCATGTAGTCATACAGCTTCCTGATCCAGCTCATGTGCCTGGCCGCGTTCTTGGTCCCGTCCTGCCAGGCCGTCACATATTGGATCTTGAACAGCGTGCCACACCGGTGTGGAAACGGTGTTGCCCACTCCGGTACCCGGGCCATCGCCCCGCCGTACGGGTTCCATATCATGAATGGGACCTCCTCCTCGAAGTATATCTTCCACAGTCCCATAAGGCCCGTCTCGGGGATCGGGGTCCTCACGAAGTCGGACTTGGCCTTGAAGTAGTTCCGGAACAGGGCCTTCCCCTGGAGGAGGACCTCCGGGGCGGTCGTGTTCGGGTAACCCGCGATGTACAGGACGGACCCGATCCAGCTCGTTTCGACACAGTCGGACCGTGTCAGGCCCAGCTCTGGGAAGCCCTTGCCTGTGATCCCAAGGAGGGTGTCCGGGTCTCCTAGGAACAGGGCGTTGTATGAGGTCGTCACCGTCCGGTTCGCCGTCAGGTCAGTGCTCGAGGCCTGGATGATCACTCTGATGAAGAGCCTGTCGTCCAGCTCCGGTGCTATCTTTTGCCATTTGTACAGGATGTTTGTCGCGCCCTGTTCGAGGGTCTTGGTGACTGTAAACACAGTCACAGTCTCAGGCACATCGACCAATTTCAACTTCCAAGCCAGGATTATGCCGAAATTGCCTCCGCCACCTCCCCTGAGTGCCCAGAACAGATCCTCCCCCATTGCCTTCCGATTGAGAATCCTCCCCTTGGCGTCGACCATCCGGACGTCGACCACGTTGTCGGCGCCAAGCCCAAACTTCCTCATCATTGACCCGTAGGCCCCGCCAGTGATGTGGCCCCCGATGCCCAGGCTCGTGCACAGGCCCATTGGGAACCCGTGGACCTTGCTCTTCTCAGCGATCCGGTAATAGACCTCCCCGGTCGTGGCCCCTGCTTGGGCCCACACCGTCCCCCGGGGGATGTCCACGTTGATGGCGCGGAGGTGGGCCAGGTCGATCACCACAAAGGGGCACTCGATCTGGGACACGTAGGAGACCGCCTCGTAGTCGTGGCCTCCGCTCCGGACACGGAGGGCGAGCCCAAGCCACCTCGAGCAGATGACAGCGGCTTGGACATGGGCCTCGGACAGCGGGGTGAAGATGATCACGGGCTTTGGCACCGTTGGGAGCAAGTACCGGAGGTTGTTCGCCGTGGAGTTGAGGACGGACGTGAAGGAAGAGACATTACCCGGGGTGTAGTACGAGGAAAGAGGAACAGAGTTCCTGGAATTGGTCGAAAGGCAACGAAAGAAGGTCTGCTGAATCGGATGAGTCGCAGATGTCCACGAAGACGATGAGACCAAGAAAAGCAAGAGAATCTGTGAGAGTAGCAGAGAGCTATGAAACGCCATTTTTGGGGTCGGTTTTTGCTCTGCTCTCATCAATCGGTTCAATTGAACAACCCTTTGGTGGGGCGAGTCTATATAGTGGATTTTCATGGCATACACAACGTGTGGATGATCTAATGCGAACATCAC
This sequence is a window from Rhodamnia argentea isolate NSW1041297 chromosome 3, ASM2092103v1, whole genome shotgun sequence. Protein-coding genes within it:
- the LOC115727123 gene encoding berberine bridge enzyme-like 13, giving the protein MRAEQKPTPKMAFHSSLLLSQILLLFLVSSSSWTSATHPIQQTFFRCLSTNSRNSVPLSSYYTPGNVSSFTSVLNSTANNLRYLLPTVPKPVIIFTPLSEAHVQAAVICSRWLGLALRVRSGGHDYEAVSYVSQIECPFVVIDLAHLRAINVDIPRGTVWAQAGATTGEVYYRIAEKSKVHGFPMGLCTSLGIGGHITGGAYGSMMRKFGLGADNVVDVRMVDAKGRILNRKAMGEDLFWALRGGGGGNFGIILAWKLKLVDVPETVTVFTVTKTLEQGATNILYKWQKIAPELDDRLFIRVIIQASSTDLTANRTVTTSYNALFLGDPDTLLGITGKGFPELGLTRSDCVETSWIGSVLYIAGYPNTTAPEVLLQGKALFRNYFKAKSDFVRTPIPETGLMGLWKIYFEEEVPFMIWNPYGGAMARVPEWATPFPHRCGTLFKIQYVTAWQDGTKNAARHMSWIRKLYDYMAPYVSKNPREAYVNYRDLDLGMNKKGFNSLREASSWGLRYYKSNFHRLVQVKTKVDPDNFFRHEQSIPTHLRMKKGN